In Aedes albopictus strain Foshan chromosome 3, AalbF5, whole genome shotgun sequence, the genomic window AAGTCACGTGTAGCCCCTCTAAAGCGCATCACTTTGCCTAGACTGGAGCTCTGTGCAGCTGTTCTTGGCGCTCATCTGTATGACCGAGTACGGAAAGCTATCAACGTCGAAGCACCTGCATCTTTCTTCTGGTCCGATTCTGCTATCACGCTTCAATGGATTCGTTGTCCCCCAAATACATGGAAAACCTACATTGCGAATCGCGTCTCCGAGATACAGCACTTCACCCACGGCTGCACTTGGAATCACGTGGCTGGCTGTGAAAATCCTGCTGATCTAGTGTCCCGAGGAATGACGGTAGCAGAGTTCATCGAGAGCAAGCTTTGGCGTAGCGGGCCCGATTGGTTAGCTTGTCCGAAGGAAGATTGGCCGATTGCAACTCCTCAGATCGTACCCGAAGCTGACCTTGAAACGCGCATGGTATCTGTAGCAGCAGTTACGGTTCCGTCCATCAATCCGCTTTTCTTACGGTGGTCCTCCTACCCTCGCCTACTGCATGTCGTCGGACTCTGCCTTCGATTCGCCGATAATTGCCGCTCCAGAAATCGACCGCCACCGTCAAATGAGTCTACACCAAGTACCATCGTAGTATCGCCCAGTTTGCTTCGTAGAGCAAAAGCATTGCTGATCCGTCTTGCCCAAGAGGACAACTTCGCCGAAGAGATACGAAAATTGGAGCAAGAGAGCACTGTAGGAAAACGATCCCCCCTACGAAAGTTGAGCCCTTTCCTTGATTCCGAGAGAGTAGTGAGAGTGGGAGGTCGGTTAAATCATTCGCTTCTGCCATATCAAGCTAAGCACCCTGCCCTACTTCCTAAAATGCACCCATTGACCCGCCTTATTGCTGAGCATCTGCATAAAAAACTGCAACACGGCGGCGGGCGGACCCTCCTGACAGCGATTAGGGAGGAATTTTGGCCTATCGACGGTCGTAGATTAGTACGCAGCGTTGTACGGAATTGCTTCAGATGTCAGCGTCTTGATCCAGTTCCGGCGCAACAACAAATCGGCCAGCTGCCAGCATCGAGAGTTACTCCAAGTCGTCCTTTCAGCGTGGTGGGTGTCGATTATGCTGGCCCTTTCTATTTGAAGCCGATTCACAAGCGAGCAGCTCCAACGAAATCATATCTGTGCCTTTTTGTGTGCTTTTCTACGAAAGCGGTACATTTGGAGCTAGTTTGCGAGCTTTCCACTTCCGCTTTCTTGGCCGCCCTTCGTCGCTTTATTTCCCGTCGTGGCCGACCGAGTCACATCCACTCGGACAACGGCAAAAATTTCGAAGGAGCTAAAAACGAACTTGCCCAACTATTTGCGCTGCTGTCTGATGCCCATCAAGCCAACGAAATCTGCTCTTTCTGTGCGTCGGAAGGGATTACCTGGCATCTTACCCCTCCTAAAGCTCCCCACTTCGGTGGCCTATGGGAGTCCGCCATAAAAGTTGCCAAGAAGCACATTTACCGTGTAGTTGGGTCATCTCGATATTCCTACGAGGATTTGTGCACTCTCTTTGCACAAATTGAAGCCGTCATGAACTCCAGACCACTACTTCCGATGAGTGACGATCCCAACGACTTGGCGGCACTTACTCCGGGGCACTTCCTCACTGGATCTTCGCTGCTCGCCCTGCCCGACCCAGATTTCCGCAACATCCCAACCAGCCAATTGGATCACTACTGGAAGCTGCAACATCTCTTGCAACGCTTCTGGACTCACTGGCAGCAAGAGTACCTGCAAGAGCTCCAGAGGGACACCAAGTGTTACGCCCGGAATGAGGACATCCTGCCCGGTAGACTCGTCATTGTCGTCGATGAGCAGCAGCCAACAACTCGTTGGCCATTAGCCCGCATCATCCAGCTGCATCCAGGACCAGACAGCATCACCCGAGTCGTCTCTCTCCGTACGGCAAAAGGAATCATCAAGCGCCCCGTAGCAAAAGTGTGCATCCTGCCGTTTGCTCCCGCAGACTCAGCTTCTCCAGTCGACAATACTAGCCCAGGCGATGAGGAATCCCAGCGCGATGATTTATCACCAGATCCAGCGGAGGAGAActattaatttctgaaaaaaacttgtTAGATTTAAGTTTCATGTTTCTTTGTGAGTAGAGTAGATtgcaattttgttgttgttttgaaaaTTGAATGTCATTCAAGGCGGCGGGTATGTTGAGTGATAGCATAAATTGCATGCGATTTGACCGCGGCTCAGGGAATAACCGGTTCGGTTCAGTTTTCGCCCGGTTTTCCTGGCAACGCTGTAGCCGATCGGCTATGCTCGGGTCAGCGAGCATACATGGATTACCACTAGCCAACCTCTAGGAGATCAGCTGTTTAGCGATAGGTTTAGATTTACTTTGACAGTCAGAGAGTGAAGAATTAAAGTGCATGCATAGAAAGTGAAAGTTGTTTCTTATTGGAAATAAAGTTAGTGTTGTGCTAGTACTAGCCGTGTTTGTGGTCGCCGTTGTGCTAGGACTGATAGAGTGCCCGAAGAAAAAGTTGCTGTAGCGGAAATTGTcctgaaaggaaagaaaaaagccACAACGTAGGGAAAGTCGATCGGCCTGGCGGTAAGATTCTCCAATAATGAATCTTTGGGAAATAAATAATGAGCAGttgcacggaaaaaaatccattcccctcatcatgaataaaaatcatgttcctatgatgtctgccaagtcataaaatcataattaagattcataatatcatgaatgagttgaccagaaatatgattagaaacaagcattttcataaattatattcatggtcgcttcctagcgttacacttatctgtcatatgcaattatataaatcgcgcggtcgtccagcacatgTGGAAAatgttgaacctgctatttttgcaaagtttttatttggttagagtaatataaatgtgcatatatcaggaaatgaacatcaaaacagtgtgcccgtaagattcggcagtttgttgggagttgattggctaaaaagtaaacgcgcaaaaagtaaacagtgcccagttcgcgttttcgttgtgccatccgtcgtagcTCCGAGTTTATATACGGAGAGGGAATCGTGCGCGCTAgttttcggtaattctctctatttttacggtttatccttcgttcgacgacgtcggagactcagcaagtggtgtgaactagtgaacaatcgatatggtttggagggcatccttagcctgttggatgttacagccaaagacaaaaatagtaaaccagctaaatatgattatccggtgagttcgatcattgttgttctcttttatatttgaacatgacatatcttcactaacaagaggccaactaaaaagtgctgcttgctcatataGAAAAAGGATGATAGATAGAttccaaaatcatagaaatgggctctgatatcacgtattttattttcttacgattttagtttgcatcgttttattaatctaattaatgttgaatagtttctgaaaattttattataaatcttacttaaataattttcgctcaacgtaaacgtatgatgtagatacATTTatatgtgtgtcacgatatttcTCCAACatagcaaaaaaattcttgtgatagggtatcgggatgcttcgttggcatagtcctctcgttcggcctatctcaacgtaaaccaaaaactcaaacaaaaacgcaTAAGTGGATATCGGAaaggctatgcgccaaacaacagtaacctttcgtttcaattttagcattttggagcattaaaatttaatgaaaatgtcactttgtttagcttttgtagacgccatgatttttcggcttagtgggtagtctatacacatgatcataaattgcatgattctggaacatttcgaattgacttttcaataactgaacatttgatacgatggtcaaagacgctattttgaacttgtgaatttgttttcaacgaataataactattttacaaattgaatatgggccgaatattgaggacatttttttcactatgtacccaaatcttggcccatcagtaaaatgaTGTCATAACACCGATAAAAAGacatcaacaacatttcttgcgtaagaaccagaaagaacgaacaggaagaaagattttgtgtgcggtgactgtaaaaatataacacaataatagggttgcgttgttttcgttactaaattaagaaagaactttagtttaagtgatttatttagagTTTCTTGAAAATTTAGCTTCGAAaacgtaatttaaaagtaagattggtgaacaaacagagataatgcttcagcagaaatattgaaaaaatgagatattagtggttctagtgcagggaaagcaataggccaacgttgtatccactaataggccaatttttgtaccatagaccaacgttgcataccatcgcatcgaatcttttcaactaaattaagtaaattcttgaatatttacgttagtttacttccaattggcgaaccatgcattgcatagaGTGTGTAATGGGGTCAACATCATATTTCTAGTgcaattaattcatgagttatggtcaaaattgtcaaggcggcttgcaaattaggccaaggaatggtacatataccctatcacatcattttcgctgcacatcagtcgcgtcgtaaaagtgatgtagagattacattctttccacgcagcaaattagccgccgtagcttgaaagtgagtctggcaatcgctagaaccggaacgatagatgattcatatataaataaaatattggcatggattcgtacactgatccgctgattgtgaggcatatcccttacctctcggctatttcaccgagttcgagggtaggtgataaatatgatactgcttctaagtaTCCGCtgcaatgggtttgttgacactttgcagtgccaaccagggtgtacatggtgagtgtgataattgttggaaatcgatgtatccgagtgagattacgttcgaaaatggttACATCGCcaaaaattacgcgcctggaaattacaaaattatttgctgtgaactaaattacaaaattatacataattaacgtcaaaaatattgattgcaaattttgtattagcgcatttgcccaaaagtacacgcggcaaatcactgaggaaaggaacagccgcgttttttgctccccttttactcaattcttatgggagataacattgcggcgtttcctcaagtgcggttgttcctttccaagaggatttgccgcgtggaatttcgtgcaaatgcgcgtttggaacattacaaaggccgcgcggtgtatcatattcagcaaaccagtcaatattgctgatgacacgaaaactgcacaatttttaagaatttaagaataattttaagaaattgctgttacaagATATGCTTtgtgggcaaatcgaccacaaatatcaaaggcataccagagtacaatgatacatattgcccattttacttgCGTCACTTgtcgcagttcggtcgtccgagcgtccgaccgtgccgagcactcgacgcatactaattagacaccagcaaaacaaattgcatggtggctaggtatgcggagtgcgagagtaagtctcggcttcatataaataattcgctcgcacttgtagttagtgggcacaaataggagtgtgttgtggattggcatctaagccgaaaagagagatgagtttgtgaaatagcagtgttcacggtgcggcttcggagtcagtttggctttctattccgcagaatcattacctgttctgtggcttagttggttaaagcgccggtctagcgaatacggagtcgtgggttcgaatcccaccagaacgcgattttttcacaaatttcatctctcaatttgccaataagcaacatttcgtgccttctaattacatacAAGGTTTTCcagtattctttattacaccaacgaacctaaccttaaaatgactgacaattctcaggtcattttgacagatgtaacatgagcatgaaaaggacggcaacaagatcgataaagtagaatatattatctgtctttttcgtgcataagtgtggtctgtcaaaatgacctgtgaattgtcaaacattttcatggctagtgtGGCACCCCCTGTGCATGCCATTGAAATACTGCATGGAACACCCTGTGAAGCAGCTGTCAGGATGCGAGAGTGAGAtatatgttgttgttgttgttttactaTGTGTAATGGAGAATGTCGAGAGTGTAGATTAGATTAATATAGAATTGTATTGTGTAAATAAAATAGTGTTATTTATTTATGAATATCTCCGAAGAATCCGAATCTTAAGGTCTAACATTGGCGACGAGGACGGTACTCTGAACCTGCGGAAAAACGGAAAGGTAAGAAGTGCAATTTCTGTTAATCTGTTACATGGTGTAGTCTATGGTTGAATCGTAAATAATTTCCtaaatgttttgtttttagtGATAACTGAAGAATAATTGTGCTTGAGCATCGCCTGGAGGCAATTTTGTACGACATTTGTGTTTATTTGTCTGATATTCTAAAGGTATGTAATCCAAGAAAACGAAGAAAATCGGCAAAGTTCCACTGCAAAAAGGCTTCAATGCGAAAGATTTAGGCTTTGATGCCGTTGTTCAATGAAGATGGCTTAAATGCCGATTGCCAAATAAAGGCTGATTGGTGTCGATGTCGATAAGGAAGGGTTTGATCCCGTTGGCTTAAATGCCGGAAAATTTGGTTTAAATGCCGGAAAACTTGGCTTTAATGCCGTTGATCAAAATAAGTGAGAAACTGATAAAAGCAGAAGTTCTTTTACAGTGGGGCTtaaatgccgtaaaactatttaaATTTGTTCTGATTAACGTATTATTTCGTATATAGGAAAATGGATAAATGGGAGATGCAACAATTTGCCTTTAAGGTCCTAGCTCAGAATGAGATTCGAGGTCAATGGCTCCGCTGGAAGCGCAACTTTCAGTATGTAGTTGCTGCTAGTGGAGAAAAAGACCAAACGAAATTGAAATTTCTGTTGCTAGCGAAAGCAGGGCCAGATGTGCAAGAAGTTTTCCAGTCTATTCCCGATGCTGATGTGGTAGAATCGGACAATATTAACCCTTATGAAGTCGCGTTGGGTAAATTAGATGAATATTTTGCTCCTAAACACCATGATTCGATGGAACGAAATATTTTTTGGACTCTGAAACCTGAAACCGGAGAGAATCTTGAAAAGTTTATGTTGCGAGCTCGTGAGCAAGCATATAAATGCAATTTTGGTGAAACGCAGCAAAACAGCCGTGACATATGCGTCATTGATAAAATTATACTTATGGCTCCACCTGATCTGAAGGAAAAACTTTTGCAAAAAGATAACATGTCTTTGGATGATGCTTTCAAAATAGTGTCTTCCCATCAGTCGGTTAAATACCAAGCCAGCCAAATGGTGACACCTGGCCCGTCAAGCATGACATCGTTTTCCAATGCAGAAGGAAGTGTAAACCGTATGTATGGTGATCAACCCGGGCGAGTTGGATTAGAGTGCTCTCGATGTGGTCGAAAAGGACATCTTGGAAATGACCTCAAGTGTCCTGCTCGTGACAAGGAATGCGGTTACTGCAAGCGTATTGGGCATTTTGCCAAGAAATGTAAAACTGCTAGTGCAAAAACATCGAGGTTTGAATCTCAAAGAAGCAAACCAATGAAAAGCGGTCCACAACAAAATCCCCAGCGAGGTCCACAGCGTATTAGAGTGGTTCCGTCGGAAGAAGTAGAAGAGATCGATGAAGGAAATCCTCAGAGTTTTATATTTTCCATTGGCGATGGCGATGAGTTCATTTGGCTGAAGCTCGGAGGTGTAATGACTCAAATGTTAATTGATTCCGGTAGTCGCAAAAATATAATTGACGGTTCTACCTGGGATTGGCTTAAATCGCAAAATATTGCTATTCGGAATGCTACCAAGAGCGTTGATCAGAAATTTCGTGCCTACGGTACGAATTCAAGGTCGTTAgatgcttacttaccttaccggtcaggctaaggccggggtggcctctgctgtacatagtagccgcctccattccactcggtccatggctgtttgtctccagttccgcactctgcgtagggtccgcagatcgtcctctacttggtcgacccacctagctcgctgcgctccacgtcttcttgtaccggtcggatgactctcgagaaccattttagtcgggttgctatccgacatcctgatgacgtgacccgcccaccgtagcctcccgattttcgcggtatggacgatggttggttctcccagcagcttatgcagctcgtggttcattcgccttctccacgtcccgtcttccatctgcactccgccgtagatggtacgcaacaccttccgttcgaaaactccaagggcgcgttggtcctctgcacgtagggtccatgtttcgtgcccatagaggacgaccggtctaatcaacgttttgtagatggttaacttcgtgttacggcgaactttattcgatcgtagagttctgcggagtccaaagtaggcacgatttcctgccacaatgcgcctctgaatttctctgctggtgtcgttgtcgtcggtcaccagtgagcccaagtacacgaattcttcaaccgcctcgatttcatcaccgtcgatatgaattcggggtggcgggcgcggtgattcctccctggagccctttgccatcatgtactttgtcttcgacacattaatgactaatccgattcgcctggcttcactctttagtcgaatgtacgtttccgccatcgtctcaaatttacgagcaataatatcaatatcatcggcgaaaccaagcagctgaacggacttcgtgaaaatcgtcccactcgtgtttatccccgctcttcgtattacaccctccaaagcaatgttgaacagcaagcacgaaagaccatcaccttgccgtaaccctctgcgagattcgaagggactcgagagtgtccctgatactcgaactacgcacatcactcgatccatcgtcgccttgatcaaccgtatcagtttatccgcacgcaaaacaagaaa contains:
- the LOC134290245 gene encoding uncharacterized protein LOC134290245 produces the protein MTVAEFIESKLWRSGPDWLACPKEDWPIATPQIVPEADLETRMVSVAAVTVPSINPLFLRWSSYPRLLHVVGLCLRFADNCRSRNRPPPSNESTPSTIVVSPSLLRRAKALLIRLAQEDNFAEEIRKLEQESTVGKRSPLRKLSPFLDSERVVRVGGRLNHSLLPYQAKHPALLPKMHPLTRLIAEHLHKKLQHGGGRTLLTAIREEFWPIDGRRLVRSVVRNCFRCQRLDPVPAQQQIGQLPASRVTPSRPFSVVGVDYAGPFYLKPIHKRAAPTKSYLCLFVCFSTKAVHLELVCELSTSAFLAALRRFISRRGRPSHIHSDNGKNFEGAKNELAQLFALLSDAHQANEICSFCASEGITWHLTPPKAPHFGGLWESAIKVAKKHIYRVVGSSRYSYEDLCTLFAQIEAVMNSRPLLPMSDDPNDLAALTPGHFLTGSSLLALPDPDFRNIPTSQLDHYWKLQHLLQRFWTHWQQEYLQELQRDTKCYARNEDILPGRLVIVVDEQQPTTRWPLARIIQLHPGPDSITRVVSLRTAKGIIKRPVAKVCILPFAPADSASPVDNTSPGDEESQRDDLSPDPAEENY